A region of Paenibacillus sp. 37 DNA encodes the following proteins:
- a CDS encoding DNA-binding protein, which translates to MKSVPFSILIASFILGISFIIGCILLTTQERNSELTQAAEQEVPTEKALLTMQETAEYLSMTEEQVMSIIKAGQGSFTVSGFFDGRMFPFIKVQDQFFVSRVELDLWVQEASASHRRYINGQMQ; encoded by the coding sequence ATGAAATCTGTTCCGTTCTCTATACTTATAGCCAGTTTCATTTTGGGTATCTCGTTTATTATTGGCTGCATATTGTTAACGACTCAGGAGAGAAATAGTGAACTGACTCAGGCAGCTGAGCAAGAAGTGCCGACCGAAAAAGCGTTGTTAACGATGCAAGAAACTGCCGAGTATCTGAGTATGACTGAAGAACAGGTGATGAGTATTATTAAGGCGGGACAAGGGAGCTTTACCGTATCAGGTTTCTTTGATGGGAGGATGTTTCCGTTCATTAAGGTTCAGGATCAATTTTTTGTTAGTAGAGTGGAGTTGGATTTGTGGGTTCAGGAAGCATCTGCAAGTCACAGAAGATATATTAATGGGCAGATGCAGTAG
- a CDS encoding GNAT family N-acetyltransferase — MEFVGEKVRITTVTEQDLNFIGQLECDKSIWSFEETVETDEEKVREDYRSHFAVADEKPYAYDFVIRRMNDPEDTPIGIVQMWSYVDHRKSWELGFAVLSEYAGRGYGSEATRLLLQFAFQELQAHKVVGMCNSQNVPSAALMQHVGMSREAVFQEELWWNNQWTDQYFFSILDKEFKQV; from the coding sequence ATGGAATTCGTGGGAGAGAAGGTAAGAATAACAACAGTCACAGAGCAGGACCTCAACTTCATAGGTCAACTTGAATGTGACAAAAGCATATGGAGCTTTGAGGAAACTGTTGAAACCGACGAGGAAAAGGTTCGTGAGGACTATCGCAGCCATTTTGCTGTCGCAGATGAGAAACCGTATGCTTATGATTTCGTTATACGGCGCATGAATGATCCAGAGGATACACCCATTGGTATCGTTCAGATGTGGAGTTATGTGGATCACCGAAAAAGCTGGGAACTTGGATTCGCTGTACTTTCGGAATACGCAGGTAGAGGATACGGGAGTGAAGCTACCCGACTTTTGCTACAATTTGCATTTCAAGAGTTACAAGCTCATAAGGTCGTTGGCATGTGCAATTCACAAAACGTTCCCTCAGCCGCATTGATGCAGCATGTGGGTATGTCACGGGAGGCCGTCTTCCAGGAAGAACTATGGTGGAACAATCAGTGGACCGACCAGTATTTTTTCTCGATTTTGGATAAAGAGTTTAAGCAAGTCTAA
- a CDS encoding Type 1 glutamine amidotransferase-like domain-containing protein → MTTLVLLSDLVFESNDKLNQRILSLFHSEQPSIGYIPSCSDPERRYFEHTGRYYNQIGIDNIQYYDFDLEYEESTFGSIFECDAIHLSGGNTFYFLSLLQKRNVLGLLRSYVKSGGMLIGVSAGSILTTPTIEIAGYGEDADENEVDLKDMKALELVNFEFAPHWDGSEDKLNALREYTHVHRTAVYACQDGGGVVVDGESVELYGNVRLVDGKESGSSDE, encoded by the coding sequence ATGACGACGTTGGTTCTGCTAAGTGATTTGGTATTCGAATCTAACGATAAGCTAAATCAGAGGATACTAAGCTTATTCCACAGTGAACAGCCTTCCATCGGCTATATTCCTTCATGTTCCGACCCGGAACGAAGGTATTTTGAACACACTGGACGTTACTATAATCAAATAGGAATAGATAATATTCAATATTATGATTTTGATCTGGAGTACGAGGAGAGCACATTTGGTTCCATATTCGAGTGTGATGCAATTCATCTATCCGGCGGAAATACGTTTTATTTTCTAAGTTTATTACAGAAGAGAAATGTGCTTGGTTTACTACGTTCCTATGTGAAGAGTGGCGGCATGCTGATCGGGGTCAGCGCAGGAAGTATTCTGACGACACCTACGATAGAGATAGCGGGGTATGGGGAAGATGCTGATGAAAACGAAGTAGATCTGAAAGATATGAAAGCACTGGAACTCGTTAATTTTGAGTTTGCACCGCATTGGGACGGTTCGGAAGATAAACTAAATGCATTAAGAGAATATACTCATGTTCACCGTACAGCGGTTTATGCGTGCCAAGATGGAGGCGGGGTTGTAGTTGATGGTGAAAGCGTAGAGTTATATGGAAATGTGCGTCTCGTAGATGGCAAAGAAAGTGGGTCAAGTGATGAGTAA